The Nocardia vinacea genome contains the following window.
CGATGATGCCGGTGACCAATCGTTCCTGGGCCAGCAGCTGCATCATCTGATAGAAGCCCTGGCCCTCGGCCTCGCCGAGCAGATTCGAGGCGGGCACGCGTAGTCCGTCGAAGAACAGCTCCGCGGTGTCCTGGGCCTTGCCGCCGATCTTGTTCAGAATGCGGCCGCGCTTGAAGCCTGGAGTGTCGTCACCCACCTCGGCAAAGATCAGCGAAACGCCCGCCGCGCCCCTGGTCGGATCGGTCTTGGCGGCGATGAGGATGCCGTCGCAGAGCCAGCCGTTGGTGATGAAGATCTTCGAGCCGGTGATGACGTATTCGTCGCCCTCGCGGACCGCACGGGTCTTGATGTTCTGCAGATCCGAGCCGGTGCCCGGTTCGGTCATGCCGATGGAGAGCACCATTTCGCCGGTCGCGGCCTTGGGCAGCACCCGCCGCTTGAGGTCTTCGGTACCGAAGTGCTGGATATAAGGCGCGATGATCGAGGTGTGCACGGCCATACCCATCGAGCCGTCACCCGCGAAGGCCTGTTCCTCGATGATGGCGGCCTCGTGCGCGAAAGTGCCGCCGCCGCCGCCGTATTCGGTCGGGGTCGCGGTACACAGCAGGCCGAGTTCGCCGGCCCGGTTGTACAGGGCGCGGTCGGGATGTCCCTGCGCGACGAACTTCTCCTCGTGCGGGACGACCTCCTTTTCGAAAAAATTTCGCGCCAGTTCCCGGACTGCCTCGACCTCGTCGTCACTCCATACCGCGCGTGCCATCGCAGAAATCCTTTGCTCGGTGTCGAATTGCGGTACTCACGGGGCCCCTGCGTGGTCACGCAAGCTACCGCCTGCGGGCCCGTCGCTCCTGCCGCGGGCGCGGGCCTGTCGCACCCGCGTCTCGTCATCAGATTGGCGCACTATTGGCATAATGTCAACAAAGCGAGGACGAGGCTGGTCGAGGCGTCCGTGGCCCGAATCCCGAAGGAGGCATGCGGGTGGTCACACCCGGGATGACTGCACCGGCGGTAACGGCGAACAGATAGAAGTTCCAGCGCGTCGCACTGACTCACAGCGATAAGTTGCGGCGATTTCGCACCGTCAGGTGGCGCTGATGACGGGGATTCAGCCCGGGGTGCAGGGCCTACAATCGTATGGTATGGATGTCAGGCGCCGGGAAGGTGTAGGCAGCCTACCCGCTGTTACCTACAGCTTTATCGGTCGAGACCGCGAGCTGGAGAAGATCAGTACCCTACTGCTGGGCCCAGCCCGGTTGATCACCCTCACCGGCCCCGGTGGCATCGGGAAGACTCGTCTGGCCGTCGAAGCGTTGCGCCGTTGCGGTAAAACCGAAGCCAGGAAAACACGAGCGTGCTGGGTGCGATTGGCTCGACTGACTCCGGATTCGGATTCGACCGCGGTCGCGGAAGAAGTCGCCCATGCAGTGATCGAGGCGGATTTCTCCGGGCGATCGGCCTGGGACGCCTTGGTCGACACCCTCACCCCAACCGACACCACCGGACGTGCCACGCACACCGTGCTGGTGCTCGACAACTGCGAGCACGTACTCTCCGGTGTCGGGCCCCTGATCGCCGACCTCATCGAGACGGTACCGGGGCTGAGCATCGTGGCCACCAGCCGAGAACCCATCGGCTGGCTCGACGAACACCTGATCACCGTTCCGCCGCTATCGCAGCGCGAGGCCCTGGCCCTATTTCGGCAACGCGCCGAACTCACCGAACATCCCGTCACCGGCAAAGACCAGACCACCACCGCCGCCGAGATCTGCCACCACGTCCACAACCATCCCCTCTACATCCAGTTGGCCGCCGCACGCCTGCTTCGCCAACCGTTGGCCGCGATTCTGCACGGGCTCACCGGCCACGCTGATGACACTCGACTGAGTTGGTCGCATGGCCCCCGCGTGGGCGCCGACCCGCGCCATCGAGGAGTCGTCGACGTCATCTCCTGGTCCTACGAGCTGTGCAGCGACAAGGAACGTCTGCTCTTCGACCGCCTGTCGGTGTTCGCCGCCGGCTACGACACCAATCCCGACGACACCACAGAGGCTGC
Protein-coding sequences here:
- a CDS encoding acyl-CoA dehydrogenase family protein, which encodes MARAVWSDDEVEAVRELARNFFEKEVVPHEEKFVAQGHPDRALYNRAGELGLLCTATPTEYGGGGGTFAHEAAIIEEQAFAGDGSMGMAVHTSIIAPYIQHFGTEDLKRRVLPKAATGEMVLSIGMTEPGTGSDLQNIKTRAVREGDEYVITGSKIFITNGWLCDGILIAAKTDPTRGAAGVSLIFAEVGDDTPGFKRGRILNKIGGKAQDTAELFFDGLRVPASNLLGEAEGQGFYQMMQLLAQERLVTGIIAVAMMEKAVQLTVDYTKGREAFGKPLFAMQNTKFEMAECATIAKVSRIFLDDCIGKHLRGELDIPTAAMSKYWLTDQLGIVVDRCLQLFGGYGYMTEYPISQLYTGARVLRILAGSNEVMKDLIARSL